In one window of Pseudobdellovibrionaceae bacterium DNA:
- a CDS encoding FtsQ-type POTRA domain-containing protein translates to MRVWFKIVFAFLVIVGGAWGARLLIAQNFMPVRNVQIVAGSEAEPLLFTRIEKGLRPKLDSLQGKSIWAISLDEIMTLTLADRRVKSVEVQRQLPGQLKVVVTPHEPQLLLVKNGGYFLPVARDASLLPELKGVSIPDLPLLRGSEFLLNTELRQQALKLLESLPHEGLFTSEQVSELSYSEDKGFYITLVQSGAEVRLGKDRFDYRAGLVTRVLEYLKKERLHARVIDARLSKKVVVKLRNQT, encoded by the coding sequence ATGCGGGTTTGGTTTAAAATCGTTTTTGCCTTTTTGGTGATCGTGGGGGGAGCTTGGGGCGCCCGCTTGTTGATTGCGCAAAACTTTATGCCCGTTCGAAACGTTCAGATAGTTGCAGGTAGTGAGGCTGAGCCACTTTTGTTTACTCGCATCGAAAAAGGACTTCGACCCAAGCTCGATTCGTTGCAGGGAAAATCCATTTGGGCCATTTCATTGGACGAAATCATGACGCTGACACTGGCTGATCGTCGTGTTAAGTCCGTCGAAGTGCAACGGCAATTGCCGGGGCAATTAAAGGTAGTGGTAACTCCTCATGAGCCGCAGTTGCTATTGGTTAAAAACGGAGGTTACTTTTTGCCAGTGGCTCGAGACGCTAGCCTACTTCCAGAACTCAAGGGTGTTTCTATACCGGATCTACCTTTGCTAAGAGGAAGTGAGTTTTTGTTAAATACAGAGTTGCGCCAACAAGCATTGAAGTTGTTAGAGAGCTTGCCCCATGAAGGTTTGTTCACTTCGGAACAGGTGTCAGAGTTGAGTTACTCTGAAGACAAAGGCTTCTATATTACGCTCGTTCAATCGGGTGCCGAAGTGCGGTTGGGTAAAGACCGCTTTGACTATCGGGCCGGATTAGTGACACGAGTGCTCGAGTATCTGAAAAAAGAGCGTTTGCATGCGCGCGTCATTGATGCTCGGTTATCAAAAAAAGTTGTTGTCAAGCTGCGTAACCAGACCTAG
- a CDS encoding D-alanine--D-alanine ligase produces MGLVQGGLGAEKEVSRNTGQAFAKALDQLGYEYVVIEADADLPQKLASAQIDVALLALHGKYAEDGTVQGLCEYLKIPYSGSGVLASAVCMDKAFCKEVLRANGVPTAAYQVIDLHHQSPNDFSLTLHPKFVVKPAREGSSVGISIVDKSEDFVAAVNVAGKYDHIVLVEDYVPGLEVTVPVLGDRALTAIEIAPKVDFYSYENKYTAGKTEYHLPARLNSDVMAKCQEIALQACRVCRVRSYARVDFRVTSAGEAYVMELNTLPGFTATSLFPKSAAHEGIEFKDLVDKLLNMASLDYAGLV; encoded by the coding sequence GTGGGATTAGTTCAAGGTGGCTTGGGCGCAGAAAAAGAAGTCAGTCGAAACACGGGGCAGGCCTTTGCCAAGGCTTTAGACCAGTTGGGCTATGAATATGTAGTCATTGAAGCGGATGCCGATTTGCCTCAGAAGTTAGCATCGGCCCAAATAGATGTGGCTCTTTTGGCGTTGCATGGAAAGTATGCTGAAGATGGCACGGTTCAAGGTCTTTGCGAATATTTAAAAATTCCCTACTCCGGAAGCGGCGTATTGGCATCGGCTGTCTGTATGGATAAGGCCTTTTGCAAAGAGGTTTTGCGAGCCAACGGTGTACCCACAGCCGCCTACCAAGTGATCGACTTACATCACCAGAGCCCCAATGATTTTTCGTTAACTCTCCACCCTAAATTTGTAGTGAAGCCAGCACGTGAAGGGTCTAGTGTGGGCATCAGTATTGTGGACAAGTCTGAGGATTTTGTGGCGGCAGTAAACGTTGCGGGAAAATACGATCACATAGTACTTGTAGAGGATTATGTGCCAGGTCTTGAAGTGACCGTCCCGGTTTTGGGAGATCGCGCTCTAACGGCCATAGAGATTGCACCAAAAGTGGATTTTTACTCTTATGAGAACAAGTACACGGCTGGCAAAACGGAATACCATCTGCCCGCTCGATTGAACTCTGATGTGATGGCAAAGTGTCAAGAAATAGCGCTGCAGGCGTGTAGAGTCTGTCGGGTTCGAAGTTATGCCCGAGTGGATTTTCGCGTGACCAGTGCCGGTGAGGCCTACGTAATGGAGCTTAATACGTTGCCGGGTTTTACAGCCACGTCGTTGTTTCCGAAATCGGCCGCCCATGAGGGCATCGAGTTTAAAGACCTGGTCGACAAACTTTTAAATATGGCGAGCTTAGATTATGCGGGTTTGGTTTAA
- the trxC gene encoding thioredoxin TrxC — MSHTYTVCKSCRGLNKVDSEKALKAEAICGKCGQPLGFHGLVSSVTGAELMRIVKKADQPVIVDFWAAWCGPCKMYGPIFEEASKKYKNATFLKVDTEADPGISGQLGIRGIPTTIVFKNGQEAKRQSGALPLEMIGSLL, encoded by the coding sequence ATGTCCCACACCTACACAGTTTGCAAAAGTTGTCGCGGACTCAACAAAGTGGATTCTGAAAAGGCTTTAAAGGCTGAGGCCATTTGTGGAAAGTGCGGGCAGCCACTTGGTTTTCACGGTTTGGTTTCTTCTGTGACCGGAGCCGAGCTTATGCGAATTGTTAAAAAAGCGGATCAACCGGTGATTGTTGATTTTTGGGCGGCTTGGTGTGGACCGTGCAAGATGTATGGTCCCATCTTCGAAGAGGCCTCTAAAAAGTACAAGAATGCCACTTTCTTGAAAGTCGATACCGAAGCGGACCCAGGGATTAGTGGTCAACTTGGTATTCGTGGCATTCCCACCACAATTGTTTTTAAAAATGGTCAAGAAGCGAAACGCCAGTCAGGAGCTCTACCTCTTGAAATGATCGGCTCTCTTCTTTAA
- a CDS encoding class I SAM-dependent methyltransferase, with the protein MTHFNDQAAQWDSDDKIKMMMGLAEKTKEILNLSAPLEIMDFGCGTGLFGLEFADYASGLLGVDTSAGMLEVFNQKTNGVEKISSMLIDLEHEDLPKKFDLIVSSMAFHHLAAPDQMLMKMKQMLNPGGRMAIVDLDEEDGTFHPDNRAMGVKHHGFSRQGIEGWSKELGLGLQYHIVNEIHKNDKKYHQFLAVFSI; encoded by the coding sequence ATGACACATTTTAATGATCAAGCGGCCCAGTGGGACAGTGACGACAAGATCAAGATGATGATGGGTTTGGCAGAGAAAACCAAAGAAATTCTGAACCTATCAGCGCCCCTTGAGATTATGGACTTCGGCTGTGGTACGGGTTTATTTGGATTAGAATTTGCGGATTATGCAAGCGGCCTTTTGGGTGTTGATACATCTGCTGGCATGCTTGAGGTGTTCAATCAAAAAACCAATGGGGTTGAAAAGATAAGCTCCATGCTGATAGATCTTGAGCACGAGGACCTGCCAAAAAAATTCGATCTGATTGTGAGTTCAATGGCCTTTCACCATCTCGCAGCGCCCGATCAAATGTTAATGAAAATGAAACAAATGCTAAACCCCGGCGGCAGAATGGCCATAGTGGATTTAGATGAAGAAGATGGAACATTTCACCCAGACAATCGAGCCATGGGAGTGAAGCATCACGGCTTTTCGCGTCAAGGAATTGAAGGTTGGTCTAAAGAATTGGGCCTTGGGCTTCAGTATCACATCGTAAATGAAATCCATAAAAACGATAAAAAATACCACCAATTCCTCGCTGTATTTTCCATTTAG
- a CDS encoding alkylphosphonate utilization protein produces MFTHCPQCQSENIYEDGAVWICPECGHEWTESDVVAKSEIESPDESIRDANGNILADGDTVTVIKDLKIKGSSNTVKSGTKVRNIRLQDAGDGHDISCKIDGIGAINLKSEFVRKV; encoded by the coding sequence ATGTTTACTCATTGCCCCCAATGCCAATCAGAGAACATTTATGAAGACGGAGCCGTTTGGATTTGCCCGGAGTGTGGCCATGAGTGGACGGAGTCAGATGTTGTGGCTAAGAGCGAAATTGAATCTCCTGACGAGTCCATTCGTGATGCCAACGGAAATATCTTAGCCGATGGCGATACGGTCACTGTAATCAAAGATTTAAAAATCAAAGGCTCATCAAATACAGTAAAAAGCGGTACAAAAGTGCGCAATATTCGCCTGCAAGATGCCGGCGATGGGCATGATATTAGCTGTAAGATTGATGGGATTGGTGCGATAAATTTGAAATCCGAATTTGTACGAAAAGTCTAA
- the murB gene encoding UDP-N-acetylmuramate dehydrogenase, whose product MPSSTIEQNYPLKENTWWKVGGPAEFYTEPSTLEDVEAALAWAKEKGLAVTILGGGTNVLISDEGVKGLVLSTKKFRGYEVNESDDEIEMVCWAGTPKSDLLKVFLQKQLSPAVFLTGLPGDVAGGVVMNAGVGEEKTPREFCEIVKWVEVYDYAASSPVIRRVSTKDISWEYRHSSGWQPGFITKVSVAWPNQPDPEVMSEVRKKNKHRLSTQPIHQPSGGSTFRNPPGHKAAKLIDDCGLKGFHIGGAMVSEKHANFIVNTGSATANDIKKVIDHVQKVVQEKTGVTLTPEVITL is encoded by the coding sequence GTGCCAAGCTCAACAATAGAACAAAATTATCCCTTAAAAGAGAACACCTGGTGGAAGGTGGGTGGTCCCGCGGAGTTTTACACAGAGCCCTCCACTTTAGAAGATGTCGAAGCGGCTTTGGCGTGGGCCAAGGAAAAGGGTTTAGCTGTGACCATTCTGGGCGGAGGTACCAATGTATTAATCTCTGATGAGGGTGTGAAGGGTTTAGTTCTCAGTACAAAAAAGTTTCGAGGCTATGAGGTCAATGAGTCAGATGACGAAATCGAAATGGTGTGTTGGGCGGGTACACCAAAAAGTGATTTGTTGAAAGTGTTTTTGCAAAAGCAATTGAGCCCGGCGGTGTTCTTAACCGGACTGCCCGGAGACGTGGCCGGCGGAGTTGTGATGAACGCTGGCGTTGGTGAAGAGAAAACTCCGCGCGAGTTTTGTGAAATAGTGAAGTGGGTAGAGGTCTATGACTATGCAGCCAGTTCTCCCGTTATTCGGCGAGTCTCAACAAAAGATATCAGTTGGGAGTATCGACACAGCTCTGGGTGGCAGCCAGGGTTTATTACGAAAGTCAGTGTGGCTTGGCCCAATCAGCCTGATCCTGAAGTGATGAGTGAAGTGCGAAAAAAAAATAAACACCGATTGTCGACTCAACCCATTCATCAACCCAGCGGCGGGTCCACATTCAGAAACCCACCAGGTCACAAAGCCGCAAAACTCATCGATGATTGCGGCCTAAAGGGATTTCATATTGGCGGTGCCATGGTGTCAGAAAAGCACGCCAACTTCATAGTAAACACAGGATCCGCCACCGCCAATGACATAAAAAAAGTCATCGATCACGTACAAAAAGTAGTCCAAGAAAAAACCGGCGTCACCCTAACCCCCGAAGTCATCACCCTCTAG
- a CDS encoding UDP-N-acetylmuramate--L-alanine ligase produces the protein MKLASAKVHFIGVGGIGMCGLAELLSNMGAQVTGSDVSDGANTQRLREIGVNVVIGHSSENIGDAEVVVYSSAVKPSNIEFQAARLKKVPLIPRAEALAEIMRLKRGLAVAGTHGKTTTTSLAASVFLAGHLDPTIVVGGRLDIIKSTAQLGGGEWIVAEADESDGSFTRLSPEVVIVTNIDNDHLDHYGDFLQLQKAFLEFASRVPFYGLAIVCGDDPIVRKVFSEYSKRVIFYGYNVENDVILNAVGDGRYQVMVDGQRVADFVMPMPGRHNALNALAAMLAGREAGVSWEQAKLGVETFKGVDRRFQHKGCVGGVDYYDDYGHHPTEVRAVLTAAREKYPDRRIVVLFQPHRYSRTAACWTEFTECFDSADKLFLLDIYPAGENPIENITAEKLCAEVKDCACEHVGTLEAAGEQLVSELRAGDVFLTLGAGNVWKVGERLCQAQQ, from the coding sequence ATGAAATTAGCTAGTGCGAAGGTCCATTTTATTGGTGTCGGCGGGATCGGCATGTGTGGATTGGCCGAGCTTCTAAGCAACATGGGGGCGCAAGTTACGGGCAGTGATGTGAGTGATGGCGCCAACACTCAACGCCTTCGAGAAATTGGCGTGAATGTGGTGATTGGACATTCCTCAGAGAACATAGGCGACGCTGAAGTAGTGGTTTATTCTAGCGCTGTAAAACCTAGTAATATTGAGTTTCAAGCGGCACGACTAAAAAAGGTACCACTTATTCCGCGAGCAGAAGCCCTTGCAGAAATTATGCGATTAAAACGTGGGTTGGCGGTTGCCGGAACGCACGGAAAAACTACCACAACCAGTCTTGCGGCTTCAGTTTTTCTTGCCGGTCATTTAGATCCGACAATAGTCGTGGGTGGCCGGCTTGATATTATAAAATCCACGGCCCAACTGGGGGGCGGAGAGTGGATTGTGGCCGAGGCCGATGAAAGTGACGGCAGTTTTACTCGGCTGTCGCCCGAAGTGGTGATTGTAACAAACATTGATAATGATCATTTAGATCACTACGGTGATTTCCTTCAACTGCAAAAAGCCTTTCTTGAATTCGCATCAAGGGTGCCTTTTTACGGTCTAGCGATTGTGTGTGGCGATGACCCCATAGTGAGAAAAGTATTTTCAGAGTATTCAAAACGAGTGATCTTTTACGGCTACAACGTTGAAAATGATGTGATCTTAAACGCCGTGGGTGACGGTAGATATCAAGTCATGGTGGACGGTCAGCGGGTTGCAGATTTTGTCATGCCCATGCCTGGTCGCCACAATGCTCTCAACGCTCTGGCGGCGATGTTGGCCGGACGAGAAGCTGGCGTGAGTTGGGAACAAGCAAAGCTTGGTGTTGAAACCTTCAAAGGGGTCGATCGAAGATTCCAACATAAAGGATGTGTGGGTGGCGTGGACTACTATGATGACTATGGTCACCACCCCACGGAAGTTCGAGCGGTATTGACCGCCGCCCGCGAGAAATATCCGGACCGTCGAATTGTAGTGCTATTTCAACCACACCGTTATTCGCGAACCGCCGCCTGTTGGACAGAGTTTACTGAGTGTTTTGATTCGGCTGATAAATTATTTTTACTCGATATTTATCCAGCGGGTGAAAATCCAATTGAGAACATAACGGCTGAAAAATTGTGTGCTGAAGTCAAGGACTGCGCTTGTGAACATGTGGGCACCTTAGAGGCCGCAGGCGAGCAACTCGTGTCTGAGTTGAGGGCTGGAGATGTGTTCTTAACTCTGGGTGCAGGCAATGTATGGAAAGTTGGGGAGCGTTTGTGCCAAGCTCAACAATAG